From Jeotgalibaca dankookensis, one genomic window encodes:
- a CDS encoding helix-turn-helix domain-containing protein, translating to MKILKSSLYKKYVFSYLIVFSIPLFIFLLLVNSFYVRSLEEELQTTNANFLEQASFQLDEQILEMNTVANQIKYSDELSRYLLNVEANSDKLTEVLKSYEYSMRSTKSLYILLTDRNTVLSSDGIMSTEALLNKSTDFNVEEKEQLIDALSSSEEKLAIHTLDRFYKENQVRKKNIYYMIPLRQSNVNNGMLVFVLNTNQIQTNLETMRETEKELSFLVDEKGRLVASKGLSQDFSESDLEKIQESMIKNGKAKINNQAYVASSKVNPLTGWTFVSLIETTRFYFPLLRLLATFLLWVIILGSIGIGVSVYFANKHYRPIKNLASVFRLEGDKIGDELAFLKTNINKTKAEYIKLNQLMNEHAPIVRNSALLNLVEGKYLNNAEFFQHLEDVGLNFPYAIYAVMIVEFEKETNVPEKIIKVEAIVQEITKSHPELKGIWIEATVPYLVNNQIIVVINMDKESKCNWQKTLKYIQTIIKREDFDQALAWKIAIGTAYDKIDKIKNSYIEASSALEKMKSDTYTSSPVLFFTELTQRAEIVQEDAPFQYPREEIMLLVQSVKQGNKEAAFEIVLQLKQKIKNDIHHSIAKQAVIADMFNRVLKIANEFNMYYQYEKIYQLTDFKDINLAQPVLEDIISSICDNLDHEKDTQNTEMKRTVVDYIYSHYDSPAISLGEIAAEQNISVSYASRLVKEETGESFSHLIQSLRMEQFKTLLVETKRPIKELITEVGYYDASNFTRKFRLENGLTPSQYRFKYQDSDK from the coding sequence ATGAAGATTCTGAAATCTAGTCTCTATAAAAAATATGTTTTTTCATACTTAATTGTTTTTTCTATTCCCTTGTTTATTTTTTTATTATTGGTGAATAGCTTTTACGTCCGTAGTTTAGAAGAAGAGCTCCAAACGACAAATGCTAATTTTTTAGAACAAGCAAGTTTCCAATTGGATGAACAAATTTTAGAAATGAATACGGTTGCGAATCAGATTAAATATTCAGATGAACTATCGAGGTATTTATTAAATGTCGAAGCAAATTCAGATAAGCTAACAGAAGTCCTAAAAAGTTATGAATACTCCATGCGTTCAACAAAAAGTCTGTACATTTTATTGACAGATCGCAATACCGTTTTATCTTCAGATGGCATAATGTCCACCGAAGCGTTATTAAATAAATCAACAGATTTCAATGTTGAAGAAAAAGAACAATTAATTGATGCATTGAGTAGTTCTGAGGAGAAACTGGCTATCCATACGCTAGATCGTTTCTATAAAGAAAATCAAGTGAGGAAAAAAAATATTTATTATATGATTCCACTGCGACAGTCCAATGTTAACAATGGGATGCTTGTTTTTGTTTTAAATACCAATCAAATTCAAACTAACTTAGAAACGATGAGAGAAACAGAAAAAGAATTGTCTTTTTTAGTGGATGAGAAAGGCAGATTGGTTGCATCAAAAGGATTATCCCAAGATTTTTCAGAGTCTGATTTGGAAAAGATTCAAGAGAGTATGATAAAAAATGGGAAAGCAAAAATAAATAACCAAGCCTATGTAGCGAGTAGTAAAGTTAACCCGCTAACGGGGTGGACCTTTGTGTCTTTAATTGAAACCACTCGTTTTTATTTTCCTTTATTAAGATTATTAGCGACCTTTCTTTTATGGGTTATTATTTTGGGAAGTATCGGAATTGGTGTCTCCGTTTATTTTGCTAACAAACATTATCGGCCTATAAAAAACTTGGCAAGTGTTTTTCGATTAGAAGGCGATAAAATTGGTGATGAACTCGCTTTTCTAAAAACAAATATTAATAAAACAAAAGCAGAATATATTAAGTTAAATCAGCTAATGAATGAGCACGCACCTATTGTACGAAATTCTGCGCTCTTAAATTTAGTTGAAGGAAAGTATTTAAATAATGCCGAGTTCTTCCAACATTTAGAAGACGTCGGCTTGAATTTTCCGTACGCTATCTATGCTGTTATGATAGTAGAATTTGAAAAAGAAACCAACGTTCCTGAAAAAATTATCAAAGTAGAAGCAATCGTTCAAGAAATTACCAAAAGTCATCCTGAACTAAAAGGAATTTGGATAGAAGCAACGGTTCCTTATCTAGTTAATAATCAAATCATTGTCGTTATTAATATGGATAAAGAATCGAAGTGTAATTGGCAAAAAACTTTAAAGTATATTCAAACGATTATTAAAAGGGAAGATTTCGACCAAGCATTAGCTTGGAAAATCGCTATTGGAACGGCTTATGATAAGATCGATAAAATTAAAAACTCTTATATTGAAGCAAGTTCTGCTCTAGAAAAAATGAAGTCGGACACCTACACATCAAGTCCAGTTTTATTTTTTACAGAATTAACGCAACGTGCTGAAATTGTTCAAGAGGATGCTCCCTTCCAATATCCACGTGAAGAAATTATGCTACTCGTTCAAAGTGTGAAACAAGGCAATAAAGAAGCTGCCTTTGAGATTGTCTTACAGCTCAAACAAAAAATTAAAAACGATATTCATCATTCTATCGCTAAACAAGCAGTGATTGCAGATATGTTTAATCGTGTCTTAAAAATAGCAAATGAATTTAATATGTATTATCAATATGAAAAAATTTATCAATTAACTGATTTTAAGGACATCAATCTAGCACAACCGGTTTTAGAAGATATTATTTCGTCTATCTGCGACAACTTGGATCATGAAAAAGATACACAAAATACAGAGATGAAAAGAACAGTCGTTGACTACATTTACTCTCATTATGATTCGCCGGCTATATCTCTAGGAGAGATTGCAGCTGAACAAAATATTTCAGTTTCTTATGCAAGTCGACTCGTGAAGGAAGAAACGGGAGAATCTTTTTCTCATCTCATTCAGTCATTGCGAATGGAACAATTTAAAACATTATTAGTAGAAACGAAAAGGCCAATTAAAGAATTGATTACTGAAGTTGGTTACTATGATGCATCGAATTTCACTAGAAAATTCCGCTTAGAAAATGGTCTAACGCCTAGTCAGTATCGTTTTAAATATCAAGACAGTGATAAATAA
- a CDS encoding YesL family protein translates to MKEKNKENKFISAVTTIGNWIANFFFLHLLWILYSLRGLIIAGLLPSTAAVTHVMYKWFNNKDDNFKIREEFNTAYKEHFKQANQIGYIVFIIFGMLYVDLRVSNVFIQSIFFHTLLLFITFFVLSFSLFLFTVMVRYDFSLKNIFKQAFFVTLSVPIYSIATSVGLLLVVSLMRNYIFLAFFFGISLLLLPVVWFTYTGVLKAEEKRDEEI, encoded by the coding sequence ATGAAAGAGAAAAATAAAGAAAATAAATTTATATCAGCGGTAACGACGATTGGAAACTGGATTGCTAATTTTTTCTTCTTACATCTACTATGGATTCTATACTCGTTACGCGGATTGATTATTGCAGGTCTCTTACCCAGTACCGCAGCAGTTACTCACGTAATGTATAAATGGTTTAATAATAAGGACGACAATTTCAAAATAAGAGAAGAATTTAACACGGCTTATAAGGAACATTTTAAGCAAGCGAATCAAATTGGCTATATTGTCTTCATTATATTTGGTATGTTGTATGTAGATTTAAGGGTTTCAAATGTTTTCATACAATCTATTTTCTTCCATACCCTCCTACTTTTTATTACCTTTTTTGTTCTATCCTTTAGTTTGTTCCTCTTTACAGTGATGGTGCGCTATGATTTTTCATTAAAAAATATTTTTAAACAAGCTTTTTTTGTTACTCTGTCAGTTCCCATCTATTCAATTGCAACCAGCGTAGGTTTACTATTAGTCGTTTCTCTTATGAGAAACTATATTTTTCTAGCTTTCTTTTTTGGAATATCTTTATTGCTTTTACCAGTTGTTTGGTTTACCTATACAGGCGTATTAAAAGCAGAAGAGAAAAGGGATGAAGAGATTTGA
- a CDS encoding alpha-L-fucosidase, with protein MAYANWQENLGNPAWFLHDRFGLFMHFGLYSLAARHEWLMTTEQISPEDYKRYFEHFNPELMDMKKMARTAKDAGTKYAVLTTKHHEGFALWDTKQSDYKITNTPFKRDLVKEYVQAFRNEGIKIGFYHSVIDWHHPDFVIDGLHPQRDDKEARSKNAQRDMSRYTDYLKKQVTELLTEYGKIDYLWFDFSYPHRDWGWSKGKGHQDWDSEALFDLAVELQPEILINDRLDLNKGVITPEQYQPDAPLEKEGLPVIWEACHAMKPTWGYDRDSNEWRSSDVLLKMLIDTVSNNGNFLLNVGPNGKGELDRRESDRLADIGEWMRLNGKSIYGAGQSSYLAPKDCRYTQVGQNRIYLHIYSWPLRHIHLKGLAGKVDYVQFLHDHSEIYFREFDPEEVITSTETIIDIENVLLELPVEKPDVLVPVVEIFLK; from the coding sequence GTGGCATATGCAAATTGGCAAGAGAATTTAGGAAATCCAGCGTGGTTCCTTCATGACCGTTTTGGACTATTTATGCACTTTGGGTTATACAGTTTAGCAGCGCGTCACGAATGGTTGATGACAACTGAACAAATTTCTCCAGAAGACTACAAGCGGTATTTTGAGCATTTTAATCCAGAATTAATGGATATGAAAAAAATGGCGCGTACCGCAAAGGATGCAGGAACCAAATATGCAGTTTTAACAACGAAGCATCATGAAGGATTTGCTTTATGGGATACGAAACAATCGGATTATAAGATTACAAATACACCTTTTAAAAGAGACTTAGTAAAAGAATATGTCCAAGCATTTCGTAATGAAGGAATCAAAATTGGTTTTTATCACTCAGTTATTGACTGGCATCATCCGGATTTTGTCATCGATGGACTCCATCCTCAAAGAGACGATAAAGAGGCAAGAAGTAAAAATGCCCAACGCGATATGAGTCGCTACACGGATTACTTGAAAAAACAAGTGACCGAGTTATTGACGGAATATGGGAAAATAGACTATTTATGGTTTGATTTTTCTTATCCTCATCGCGACTGGGGCTGGTCCAAAGGGAAAGGACATCAAGATTGGGATTCGGAAGCATTGTTTGATTTAGCAGTCGAACTACAGCCAGAAATCCTTATCAATGATCGCTTGGATTTAAACAAGGGGGTTATTACACCTGAACAGTACCAACCAGATGCACCTCTAGAAAAAGAGGGCTTACCAGTTATTTGGGAAGCCTGTCATGCGATGAAGCCAACATGGGGTTACGATCGCGATAGCAATGAATGGCGAAGCAGTGACGTTTTATTGAAAATGCTGATTGATACCGTATCAAATAATGGAAACTTCTTATTGAACGTCGGACCCAATGGAAAAGGTGAATTGGATAGAAGAGAAAGTGATCGATTGGCAGATATCGGCGAGTGGATGCGATTAAATGGAAAATCAATTTATGGGGCTGGGCAAAGTTCTTATCTTGCTCCTAAAGATTGTCGGTATACACAAGTAGGTCAAAACAGAATTTATTTACATATCTATTCTTGGCCCTTACGACATATTCATCTAAAAGGATTAGCAGGGAAAGTTGACTATGTTCAGTTTTTACATGATCATTCTGAAATATATTTTAGAGAATTTGATCCCGAAGAAGTCATCACAAGTACCGAAACCATTATTGACATTGAAAATGTACTCCTAGAGCTTCCAGTAGAAAAACCTGACGTCCTCGTTCCGGTAGTTGAAATTTTCTTAAAGTAA
- a CDS encoding beta-N-acetylhexosaminidase yields the protein MLALNLTNDVSEVKDGLNTIAAFLGVKQDPNGIPLEVNRVDGHTLRYQFDGEKGLIEFHSKSSFFRLLNLWIYQYQQSGSFSLEEEEQFEKTGVMVDSSRNAVLNTDGMKTLINYMAKLGLNQVMLYTEDTYEVKEYPYFGYLRGRYTEEELREMDDYAFALGIEMVPCIQTLGHLQLALKYQYASHIKDTSDIVLVGQAETYEFLDNLIRSASQPFRSNRIHIGMDEAFGLGTGMYQIKNGIRNRFEIMNEHLAEIVKITDKYGLEPMMWSDMYYRFGSKTGDYYDLESKVPQEVIDNIPEVDMVFWDYYHEDEAMYDIYLAKHQAMNKKVIFAGGVWTWNGIAPNYGKSFETTKAGLASCKRNGVKEVFATLWGDDGGETPVLSALPGLQLFADLSYRKEVDEAVMAQEFEHNTGYPFKEFLLLNDLDETPGVMANNINVSATSKILLWQDPLLGLFDQTIAGHGVENHYQKLAKKLKVITGSNSDLTLIFDFYQQVAEVLSLKAEIGIQLKEAYDKNDQNLLRDKLADAKKLKTLLNELRKAHRAVWMAYNKPFGWEVVEIRYGGAIARMDTTVYRVEAYLDGELTKLAELEETKLPFSNPYHLGEGTHGRGLYQDMVTAGKLSGV from the coding sequence CTTAATTTGACAAATGATGTGTCAGAAGTTAAAGACGGTTTAAACACCATAGCAGCCTTTCTAGGTGTCAAACAAGATCCTAATGGGATACCATTAGAAGTGAATCGGGTAGATGGTCATACGTTACGTTACCAATTTGATGGAGAAAAAGGGCTGATTGAATTCCATTCAAAAAGCTCTTTTTTCCGTCTGTTAAATTTATGGATTTACCAGTATCAGCAATCTGGCTCTTTTTCATTAGAGGAAGAAGAACAATTCGAAAAGACAGGTGTTATGGTTGATTCTTCAAGAAATGCTGTCTTAAATACTGATGGAATGAAAACACTCATAAATTATATGGCGAAGCTCGGCCTAAACCAAGTGATGCTTTATACAGAAGATACTTATGAAGTAAAAGAATATCCTTATTTTGGTTACTTACGAGGTCGTTATACAGAAGAAGAATTAAGAGAAATGGATGACTATGCCTTTGCCTTGGGAATTGAGATGGTTCCTTGCATCCAAACACTTGGGCACTTACAGCTTGCTTTGAAATACCAATATGCAAGTCACATTAAAGATACGTCTGATATCGTTCTAGTGGGACAAGCAGAAACTTATGAATTTTTAGATAATCTCATTCGCTCAGCATCTCAACCTTTTCGTTCCAACCGTATTCATATCGGAATGGATGAAGCATTTGGTTTGGGAACAGGTATGTATCAGATAAAAAATGGCATTCGTAATCGTTTTGAGATTATGAATGAGCATTTAGCAGAAATCGTTAAAATAACAGATAAATACGGCCTCGAACCGATGATGTGGAGCGATATGTATTACCGCTTCGGTTCAAAAACAGGCGACTATTATGATTTAGAAAGTAAGGTGCCTCAAGAAGTTATTGATAATATCCCTGAAGTCGATATGGTGTTTTGGGATTATTATCATGAAGATGAAGCGATGTATGATATTTATCTAGCTAAACATCAAGCGATGAATAAAAAAGTCATCTTTGCTGGAGGTGTTTGGACTTGGAATGGTATTGCTCCAAACTATGGTAAATCTTTTGAGACAACAAAAGCAGGACTCGCTAGCTGCAAACGTAATGGGGTGAAGGAAGTTTTTGCAACTCTATGGGGAGATGACGGGGGAGAAACACCGGTTTTATCCGCGCTACCAGGATTGCAATTATTTGCGGATTTATCTTACCGAAAAGAAGTCGATGAAGCGGTTATGGCTCAGGAATTTGAGCATAATACCGGTTATCCTTTTAAAGAATTTTTACTTTTGAATGATCTAGATGAAACACCAGGTGTTATGGCAAACAATATTAATGTGTCAGCAACTTCTAAAATACTTCTTTGGCAAGACCCTTTATTAGGGCTCTTTGACCAAACCATTGCTGGACACGGTGTGGAAAATCATTATCAAAAGCTGGCTAAAAAGTTGAAAGTAATAACAGGAAGTAATTCAGACTTAACTCTGATATTTGATTTTTATCAACAAGTAGCAGAAGTTCTCAGTTTAAAGGCAGAAATTGGAATCCAGCTAAAAGAAGCTTATGATAAAAATGATCAAAACTTACTAAGAGACAAACTAGCAGATGCCAAAAAATTAAAAACATTATTAAATGAGTTAAGGAAAGCTCACCGTGCTGTCTGGATGGCATATAATAAGCCATTCGGTTGGGAAGTCGTCGAAATCCGTTATGGTGGCGCAATAGCACGCATGGACACTACTGTTTACCGAGTAGAAGCCTATTTAGATGGTGAATTAACGAAACTAGCAGAATTAGAAGAAACTAAATTACCATTTTCGAACCCTTATCACCTTGGCGAAGGCACACATGGGCGAGGACTCTATCAAGATATGGTAACAGCAGGAAAGCTCTCAGGGGTATAA